Genomic segment of Hydra vulgaris chromosome 08, alternate assembly HydraT2T_AEP:
TTTTCAACCGTTAACTTTGAACAAACATAACTCAGCAtagaataaactttattaatcgAAATAAGAACCATTACAATCAACACATTTTTGCCAACGAGaaacaagtttatttatgcCGGTAGCGTAAAATTCCGAAGTCCTGGAAGCGATGAAGTCATCAAAGGTCGTTTTGACATCGTCTCGGCTTTTGAAGCATTTCTCGTGGAGGAAGTTGTCGAGATGCTTGAAAAAGTGGTAGTCGGTGGGCGAGAGGTCCGGTGAGTATGGTGGATGAGGCAGAGTTTCGTAGCCCAATGCGTTCAACTTCTGCAGGGTCGGTTGTGCGACGTGCGGCCGGGCGTTGTCGTGGAGGAGAATTGGTCCCTTCATATTGACCAATCTCGGGCACATACATCGGAGCATTTGATGCATTTCGTCGATTTGCTGGCAGTACTTCTCTGCCGTAATCGTCTCGCCAGGATTCAGGAAGCTGTGATGGATGAGACCGGCTGCAGACCACCAAACAGTCACCATAACCTTCTTTTGGTGGAGATTCGGCTTCGGGAAGTGCTGTGGGGCCTCATCGCGGTCCAACCACTGCGCGGAACGTCGTCGGTTGTCGTAGAGGATCCATTTCTCATCACACGTCACGATCCGGTCGAGAAACGGATCGTTTTTGTTGCGCAGAAGAAGAGCAGACGATACCTCAAAACGacgatttttttgattttcgttCAGTTCGTGCGGCACCCATTTGCTAAGCTTTTTTGACTTTCCTATTTGCTTCAAGTGGCGATCAACTGTCGAGTTATGAACGTTGAGATCTTCCGCAACCTCTCGTATGGTTTTGCGCGGGTCGGCTTCGATTAAGGCTCTCAATTGATCGTCATCAATCTCAGACGGGCGTCCGCGACCCTCTTCATCTTCAAGGCTCTCCTCACCGCTGCGGAATTTTTTGAACCACCACTGTGCCATACGTTCGTTAGTGGTTTCTGGGCCAAATGCAGTGTTGATATCGCGAGCTGTCTCGGCAGCTTATCGGCCCATCTTGAACTGGAACAGAAAAATCGTGCGAATTTATCTCTTGTCCATGATATTTTTGACGTCCTGGAAAAAATgactaaattattataaaacaaaaccaatACGATAACTAGATCAAGCGATAAACGCgcttttaaataacatatagcATGACATCTgccaataataaatttattcaaaaattcatccaaaaatataaaatatgaaaaacgaGATTATTTTTGCAGCAACCTAATATCACATTCAGaatcaaaatattcaaataactatatataaaagttcttaaattgtttttcgCATTGCATTAATCAAAAATAGCAATTAATGCAGTTAATGGCTTGTGGAAAGTTTACccttaacaaacaaacaacttcggttaaattattaaaaaaatcatgtggTTCGATGATTAATGAATTATAATGAATATTATAGGCAACCTTTTGGAACGTCGAATTTCAAAATATAGGTAAATGAGTCAAGGTTGCTTTCTTGTTCATTTACATAAAGTTGTTTTCTTGTTGATTTAAGTGAAGTTGAGTCTTCAGTgaagttactttaatttaaatattcaatgaataaaaatataacttactGGGACTTGAGTCTTGAAGAGTCCAGTCAAGAGGTTTCCAAGAGATTGAATTCGTTAAAGTGTTGGCAACCTACATTGcaagatttgtttaaaaagaattctctaaaattttatttgttccaAATGTGAAGCTTTATTGAATCATAAGAAAATCGCAATAAGCATTAAGTAAACAAGTTTGCTCTCTAGAGGGGGCTTCGGTTACCAGAAAATCTTTTGCATTATTTTCAGCCAAATTTAGTTTGGCTTTGCTAAGCTAGATTTGGCTaaagaacttattttaaatgatgATAGATATGCTACCTGAGAGCATTTTAATAGTgctataaaaaattactaataatataaagCGTATGCTTCATCAGTAAATGATAAGCTAATGGTTATCAATGGTGGAAAAAGAAAAGACGATATTGTTGCTTTTAATTCTAAAACAATCAAAAGTATTGTATTAAGcgatttgttgttgttattttcacaacttatttatttggtaaaacttgattttgattttatgaaCGTTTATATTgcttttaagtaaaaagtttttttaaagaaaaaaattatcatttatacataatctattacattatttatttattttaataatttctttttctattatttaagcattttctgtaaaaataatccaacaattttatttaaaaaactggcTTTCTTCCGGGTTTTTTTGGCTGGCTTCTTTCAGTCTTGTTTGTGATTTTGCTGTAATGTGCTAAATCTTAGCATAACAAATAACTTAAGTTGTTTGTTTCTTGTGAAACCAATCAACAATCAATTGGTAATCAATGGTGGAAAATGGTTGATTGGTTTcagcaacaataaaaaaaaaaattggtcttGAAAATCTTATAAAGAATTTCCTTTAGTAGCAGCATAAATTATTGAATTTGTTTCTAAAAAGTATGAACTTGCATTTTTCTTTAATCTTGGAATTCTTCCCGATGTTTAACGTGCTCAAATAAAAGAGGGTCGTATTTTCTAAgaagaaaatcatttaaaattaatcatcAATATGTTGATTTGAACCAGAAGAAGCTAAAACACGTTAAgataaaatagaataatatcTAAAATGAGCTCAAGACGTTTTTTTCCAGTGTTCCTCTTATTTCCAGTGTTCTTCTTGTTTCCAGGTTCCTCTTGTGCGACTTGAGATTCAGGATCTCGGTGGTCTTCATTAGCCAGCAAGACAGTTTAAAACAAAAGGATGTAATAGATAAAACTGTTTatcaaaatcattaaactttttttttttgaagtggaAGGCAAGGTCAGGTGGTCCTCTTGACTTCCACTGTCTAAAGtctgccttaaaaaaaaaacattttccagTGGGCAAAAACGTCTGTGGGACGTCTATACAACGGTTTATGGACGTCATAAATCCGTTGGGCATTTTTAATACGCGCAGCGGAAGaacttaaatgtttattatttgttttataacgTCTGTTCACAAAAAATCCGGACTGATTTCAAATGTACACAAATTGTTCTAAATTTCGAATTTTTGattcgaaatttttaaatttaatcggTCAACAACAACAGTTTCATTTTGTGgcaaaattgagtttaaataattaattcaaataaacatgGAGCATCTAAAAGAGAACGATGTTAGAAATGTGattggaaatttttataaacaaaacataaacagtGGAAAGAAATTTACAGTGGATCATTTTAAGAAAATGGGAATCGCTAAATCTACAATTTATGACATAATGAAAAGGTCTGAAAATAATTTGCCAATGAATAGAAAAATCGGTTGCGGcagaaaaccttttaaaattacACCAGAAAAGATAGAGTCCATGATTGCAAGAGCAGAAGAGAGAATCGGGATTTCGCAAAGAAAATTGGCactaaaatataagataagCGTTTCATACGTAAATAGATTATTAAGTATGCATGGACTAAAGTAtaccaaaagaaaaaatgcaccaaaaacaacagaaaagcaagaaattaaacaaaagaaaaacttattaaaactttcaaaaacttttttcaagccATCAAATGAGTTTGAAATCATCATGGACGATGAATCTTATTTCTGTGTAAATGGTGCAAATTGTTCACAAAACTCTGGCTACTATACAAAGGATAGTTCTCAAACTGATCCTAACGTTAAattcaacttcaaaaaaaagtttgacgaGAAAGTTCTCGTTTGGATTGCAATCAGTCGTTTTGGTCATTCATCGCcttattttgctgtaaaaaactgTGCACTGGATGCAAAAACTTATTCTAAAGAATGTATTACAAAAAGACTTCTTCCATTTATAAATTCCAAGCatcaaaacatgaaaattttattttggcctGACGGAGCGAGATGTCATTATGCAAAACACACATTAGAAACTTACAACACTTTAGGTATTAACTTTGTCGACGCTAAAGATAACCCCCCAAATGTACCGCAGTTAAGgccaattgaaaatttttgggcacatttaaaagcaaaagtttATGGAAATGGATTTACTGCGAAAAATCTTGACCACCTTAAGAATAGAATTCGATTAAAGTTGAAAGAGTTTGATCTAGACTACTTTTTCAACCTAATGGATTCAGTCAAAACTAAAGTTCGAAAAGCCGCTGATTTAGGACCACTTTcggttataaaatagttaacaatGTCCAGTCActcattttagttaaaatttttgtcaaaaatcgaTTAATTTTCTATTCAattaagaacaatttttcattcCGGATTTTTTGTGAACAGACGTTAGTTTTATGTTGTGAAATCAAAACAACCAAAAtttctgtaaaatttaaatatatagaagttaataaataagaataaattacaaaaatggtCATTTAATCCcatttaaaggtattttttagcagtttttacaTTCTCTTGGAGTTACCTGACCTATGTTACCTAATATTATATGCGATAGAACAAGAACGAAAGGTTTCAACTGTCATGTTAGACAAAACAATAGAACTGTTTCTTCTACTAGAAATAGtgtgtagtttttttttgaaataccaaCGACCTTTCGGAGATAACAATATATAGATAATAGCATCAGTTAAAATAGAAATTGAGTTACACAAAAATGAATACCAAGCAAAGTTGTCATTTAACTCCATTTTCTCGTTCAATATCGAAATAATATCGGGTATTGTAACTGTTactataaatgttaataaaatacaagCAGACAAAAACACTCCTTTTGTAATGCCGTTATCGTTTCCTTTTAAATGAAgctgcttttgttttttaataactatcaACGCATAAGAGTAAACATAGAAGGATACAAGAATAATGATTGAATCAagtgttatataaattatattgcatatatatgcCAGATTTCCTCTCAAGTATATTCTCATTAAACATCCGATTGTTAAAGCTAAAATCCACATGATCAACATtgtcaacaaagtttttttgtgcGACCAGTAACATGTGTATTTAATgatcatttttatatgcaaataTCTATCTAATACAAGCCACAGAGTTGCTAAGTAATTGCCAATTACAAAGCTTGCAATTAGAGCGTCTTCTATTACATAAGCAATACTTGGCGAATGTCcttcttcttttatataaagaataacATTATCAGTTCGATGAAAAATGAAagaattgttcttttttttactttcgcGAGCAGCTACTGTAAGATTTTCGTATTC
This window contains:
- the LOC105846238 gene encoding uncharacterized protein LOC105846238, with amino-acid sequence MAVFGKVLLTVISFGITGILLNGTSLLLLAKLKNSRTDKTQRWIISNLCFFSLCLSITYTVTNSIEIIQSVNNKENYKDEYENLTVAARESKKKNNSFIFHRTDNVILYIKEEGHSPSIAYVIEDALIASFVIGNYLATLWLVLDRYLHIKMIIKYTCYWSHKKTLLTMLIMWILALTIGCLMRIYLRGNLAYICNIIYITLDSIIILVSFYVYSYALIVIKKQKQLHLKGNDNGITKGVFLSACILLTFIVTVTIPDIISILNEKMELNDNFAWYSFLCNSISILTDAIIYILLSPKGRWYFKKKLHTISSRRNSSIVLSNMTVETFRSCSIAYNIR